From the Paenibacillus sp. FSL H8-0548 genome, one window contains:
- a CDS encoding DUF4349 domain-containing protein, with the protein MYKQKRAFAAWAIIVVLLGLLAGCSSANHDSADTASRSNSSESLSMAEKEGSVVSGTSYMVDSPSDQKADADEGSAVNEAGGGFAAETAADTGGLNQKIIYTATLSMQVDKLEDAATSLRNAIHQSGGYILQFQDTRHEGEIGSSYTIKVPAAGFMSFIDRIEQIKHDDFERNIGGKDVSEEYVDLESRLKAKQMVETRLLTMMETATKADDLLKFSDQLAGVQEEVERIKGRIRYLDKNVAFSTVELRMYQKDQTLEKTSVGEKQLGGRMSEAISGSTKVVWETLKLLLVVLAGAVPVVAVLVVIAVPSYWLMRRRKKKD; encoded by the coding sequence GTGTATAAACAAAAAAGAGCGTTCGCTGCATGGGCTATTATTGTCGTTTTATTAGGATTGCTGGCAGGCTGTTCATCTGCCAATCATGATTCTGCAGATACTGCTTCGAGAAGCAATAGTTCAGAATCGCTATCAATGGCTGAGAAAGAAGGCTCGGTAGTGTCGGGTACTTCTTATATGGTCGACAGTCCAAGTGACCAGAAGGCCGATGCTGATGAAGGGAGCGCTGTAAATGAAGCAGGCGGTGGATTTGCAGCTGAAACAGCTGCGGATACGGGCGGATTAAATCAAAAGATTATTTACACAGCGACGCTCAGTATGCAGGTGGATAAGCTGGAGGACGCTGCGACATCGCTGCGCAATGCGATCCATCAGAGCGGCGGATATATTTTGCAATTTCAAGATACGCGGCATGAAGGAGAGATTGGCTCCAGCTATACGATTAAGGTTCCTGCGGCTGGCTTCATGTCATTCATAGATCGAATCGAGCAAATTAAGCATGATGATTTCGAACGCAATATCGGGGGCAAAGATGTTTCTGAGGAATATGTGGATTTGGAATCCAGGCTCAAAGCGAAGCAGATGGTAGAGACTCGTTTGCTAACGATGATGGAAACGGCGACAAAAGCAGATGATTTACTGAAGTTTTCAGATCAGCTGGCAGGCGTGCAGGAGGAAGTTGAACGTATTAAAGGCCGCATTCGTTATTTAGATAAAAATGTTGCTTTCTCAACAGTAGAGCTGCGCATGTACCAAAAGGATCAAACGCTTGAAAAAACAAGCGTGGGAGAGAAACAGCTGGGCGGAAGAATGTCTGAGGCGATAAGCGGCAGCACGAAGGTTGTATGGGAAACACTGAAGCTATTGCTCGTTGTATTGGCAGGTGCTGTTCCGGTTGTAGCTGTACTAGTCGTGATTGCTGTTCCTTCGTATTGGCTGATGAGAAGAAGAAAAAAGAAAGATTAA
- a CDS encoding 2-dehydropantoate 2-reductase → MRIDVVGGGSLGLLFGAMLAEAGADITIWTRSEEQAVLLAEKGIRLLELGGKAERIIPVKSSWIGHAAHAARSEIGDREDNNYRWIWLTVKQTDINDELLAKLNELTSSTETAPTAVVCLQNGIGHLEQIERVLSQTPLYAAVTTEGAKRLDARTVEHTGKGQLWLGEWNASTRASYKILDLSQEMLVIMLQSAGFSSFLSKDLKNRIFNKLLINAVINPLTAIFNVTNGELAKDPLREKLMRALYSETEKILVAAGMDMPKNGWQLIIDVCEQTSRNISSMLSDVRAGRITEIDAINGGVARHAAMRDMQAPLNQAIAELVQALHPKQK, encoded by the coding sequence GTGAGAATAGATGTGGTAGGGGGAGGCTCACTTGGGCTGCTCTTTGGGGCGATGCTGGCAGAAGCGGGTGCAGATATAACGATTTGGACACGAAGCGAGGAGCAAGCGGTATTGCTTGCTGAGAAAGGAATTCGACTGCTAGAGCTTGGTGGAAAGGCAGAGAGAATAATTCCAGTGAAAAGCAGCTGGATCGGACATGCTGCTCATGCAGCGAGATCTGAGATAGGTGATAGAGAAGATAATAATTATCGCTGGATATGGCTAACGGTTAAACAAACGGATATTAACGATGAGCTGCTTGCGAAGCTTAATGAGTTGACGTCAAGCACAGAAACAGCACCGACGGCTGTCGTATGCTTACAAAACGGAATCGGCCATTTGGAACAAATAGAACGCGTGCTTTCGCAAACCCCTCTATACGCTGCGGTTACGACAGAAGGAGCCAAGCGGCTGGATGCACGAACGGTAGAACATACAGGCAAAGGACAGCTATGGCTGGGTGAATGGAACGCAAGTACTCGCGCTTCATACAAAATACTTGATTTATCGCAAGAAATGTTAGTTATTATGCTTCAATCGGCAGGATTTTCCTCTTTTCTGTCGAAAGATTTGAAGAATCGTATTTTCAATAAACTGCTCATAAACGCGGTGATCAACCCGTTGACGGCTATTTTTAATGTGACAAACGGCGAGCTTGCTAAAGACCCTCTGCGGGAGAAGCTGATGCGTGCGCTATACTCGGAAACGGAGAAAATTCTCGTGGCAGCCGGTATGGATATGCCAAAGAATGGATGGCAGTTAATTATTGACGTATGTGAGCAAACCAGCCGTAATATTTCCTCTATGCTTAGCGATGTGCGTGCAGGTAGAATCACTGAAATTGATGCGATTAATGGCGGTGTTGCAAGGCATGCTGCGATGCGGGATATGCAAGCACCGCTAAACCAAGCAATTGCTGAACTAGTGCAAGCGCTGCATCCAAAGCAGAAGTAG
- the rsmH gene encoding 16S rRNA (cytosine(1402)-N(4))-methyltransferase RsmH produces MFQHITVLLEEAVDGLAIKPDGIYVDCTLGGAGHSELIASRLGEGGRLIAFDQDDWALDNARVKLAPYMDKVTLVRSNFRDLEQELRGCDVPMQDGIPQVDGILFDLGVSSPQLDEAERGFSYNHDAPLDMRMDREGDLTAYDIINTWEERDISRILDRYGEEKFARSIARNIVKARDKAPIEKTGELAELIKVSIPAATRRTGGHPAKRSFQALRIAVNDELGAEEEALEQTIRCLKPGGRASVITFHSLEDRICKQMFVKFVEKCTCPTDFPLCVCGNAGKVKLVNRKPILPSERELELNPRARSAKLRVAEKL; encoded by the coding sequence GTGTTTCAGCATATTACAGTGCTTTTGGAAGAAGCGGTTGACGGTTTGGCCATTAAGCCAGACGGAATCTACGTCGATTGTACGCTTGGGGGAGCGGGCCATAGTGAGCTTATCGCATCCCGACTAGGCGAAGGAGGGCGGTTAATCGCATTCGATCAGGATGACTGGGCGCTGGATAATGCTCGTGTTAAGCTTGCCCCTTATATGGATAAAGTGACGCTGGTAAGAAGCAATTTCCGCGATTTGGAGCAGGAGCTGAGAGGCTGCGATGTCCCGATGCAAGATGGCATCCCGCAGGTAGATGGTATTCTGTTTGATCTTGGCGTATCCAGTCCACAGCTAGACGAGGCAGAGCGCGGTTTTAGCTATAATCATGATGCACCGCTTGATATGCGTATGGACCGAGAAGGGGATCTCACAGCCTACGACATTATCAATACTTGGGAAGAACGTGATATTTCTCGAATTTTGGATCGCTACGGTGAAGAAAAATTTGCTCGTTCAATCGCAAGGAATATTGTAAAAGCAAGAGATAAGGCCCCGATTGAGAAAACGGGCGAGCTAGCCGAGCTGATCAAGGTTTCCATTCCGGCAGCAACAAGACGTACAGGCGGTCATCCTGCCAAACGCTCCTTTCAGGCACTTCGCATTGCGGTAAACGATGAGCTGGGGGCAGAGGAAGAAGCTCTTGAGCAAACGATTCGTTGCTTGAAGCCTGGAGGCAGAGCTTCTGTTATTACGTTTCATTCACTTGAGGATCGTATTTGTAAGCAAATGTTTGTGAAGTTTGTGGAGAAATGTACATGTCCAACTGATTTCCCGTTATGTGTATGCGGAAATGCTGGCAAGGTGAAATTAGTTAACCGCAAGCCAATACTGCCCTCAGAGAGAGAGCTGGAGCTTAATCCAAGGGCCAGATCGGCAAAGCTTAGAGTGGCAGAAAAATTGTAA
- a CDS encoding penicillin-binding transpeptidase domain-containing protein: MKKRIRLRTLLFGGIMTLLFLILISRIYVVQVVEGAKWYDLAKIRWSAAEQLVAKRGTITDRSGNVLAMDTIAYNVSVNPQMINENGLTEDIIDGLHEILGISKDELRGIVTAKKEDGTYLKNREVRNGGWQIEKSVADEIRKFRVELSEEKEVYDVGIDLAENLKRYYPRKTLASQLVGFLDRDGAAMTGIEAFFDDQLRGEDGYIKYEKDGKRVQLAEGDVEYKPAADGQQVQLTIDNDIQHYVEEALQEIVKQYAPKSATAIAADPNTMEILAMANMPQYDPNEYWKNNSSSYNHAIKSLYEPGSTFKIVTLAAAVEEGLFDPDELYKSGEFKIKGVAQPIRDIKRGGWGTITFLEGLKYSSNVAFVKLGYERLGSEKLQSYISNFGFGTKTGIELGSEQKGVVNLRYPLEIANATFGQGVSVTPIQQVAAVAAIANGGKLLKPQIVKSITDPLTKATQTFEPQLVRQVISEETSKKVGEYLEQVVSDMDKGTGKNAYIEGYRVAGKTGTAQKVDGKSYSTSKFVVSFIGYAPVDDPKIVVYIVVDEPNDPLVGGGKVAAPAFKQIVLKSLRKMGVAPNYSADSENALKEVTITVPDLTDLSVAQAKAELNAKAMTYELVGNGKTVLQQIPAASSAVHPTQRIYLITEQREKLAIPDLTGLSLRDALEITSLIGIRLIPEGQGYILSQKEETLNNVRVLKVVLAPPFGEASSSELDEADQQETANQ; the protein is encoded by the coding sequence ATGAAAAAAAGAATCAGATTGCGGACACTGCTGTTTGGAGGGATAATGACCCTCCTTTTTCTCATTTTAATTAGTAGAATCTATGTTGTGCAGGTAGTAGAGGGCGCCAAATGGTATGATCTAGCCAAAATCAGATGGTCGGCAGCGGAGCAATTAGTAGCAAAGCGGGGGACGATTACTGACCGCTCAGGAAATGTTCTTGCTATGGACACGATTGCGTATAACGTATCCGTTAACCCGCAGATGATTAATGAAAATGGCCTCACAGAAGACATCATTGATGGCCTACATGAGATACTTGGCATATCGAAAGATGAGCTTCGAGGGATTGTAACAGCTAAGAAAGAAGATGGAACTTATCTTAAAAATCGTGAGGTGAGAAATGGCGGCTGGCAAATTGAAAAATCTGTGGCCGATGAAATTAGAAAGTTTCGTGTAGAGCTCTCAGAAGAAAAGGAAGTGTATGATGTCGGTATAGATTTAGCGGAAAACTTAAAACGCTATTATCCTAGAAAAACATTAGCATCGCAATTAGTTGGATTTTTAGATCGAGACGGAGCGGCGATGACAGGCATTGAAGCTTTCTTCGATGATCAGCTAAGAGGTGAGGATGGATACATCAAGTATGAGAAGGATGGCAAGCGAGTTCAGCTCGCTGAGGGCGATGTGGAATATAAGCCGGCAGCGGACGGGCAGCAGGTCCAGTTGACTATCGATAACGATATTCAGCATTATGTGGAAGAGGCGCTGCAAGAGATCGTGAAGCAATATGCGCCCAAAAGCGCGACGGCTATCGCCGCTGATCCAAACACGATGGAAATATTGGCGATGGCGAATATGCCGCAATACGATCCAAATGAATATTGGAAAAATAATTCAAGCTCTTATAATCATGCGATTAAATCATTGTATGAGCCGGGCTCTACCTTCAAGATCGTAACGCTTGCTGCAGCTGTTGAAGAGGGGTTATTTGATCCTGATGAGCTGTACAAGTCAGGTGAATTCAAAATTAAAGGCGTCGCACAACCCATTCGCGATATTAAACGAGGAGGCTGGGGAACGATCACCTTCTTGGAAGGCTTGAAATACTCTAGCAACGTTGCGTTCGTAAAGCTTGGCTATGAACGGCTAGGATCAGAGAAGCTGCAGTCTTACATATCTAATTTCGGCTTCGGAACAAAAACAGGCATTGAGCTGGGCAGTGAGCAGAAAGGGGTAGTCAACCTTAGATATCCGCTTGAAATTGCCAATGCAACATTCGGACAAGGGGTATCGGTAACACCTATTCAGCAGGTAGCGGCAGTCGCGGCAATTGCAAATGGCGGCAAGCTGCTCAAGCCGCAAATTGTGAAGAGTATAACCGACCCGCTAACTAAAGCGACCCAAACCTTTGAGCCTCAGCTCGTTCGTCAAGTGATTTCGGAGGAAACCTCAAAGAAGGTTGGCGAATATTTGGAGCAGGTCGTATCCGATATGGATAAGGGTACGGGTAAGAATGCTTACATTGAGGGCTACCGGGTAGCTGGGAAAACGGGTACAGCCCAGAAGGTTGACGGCAAGAGCTATTCCACATCAAAGTTCGTCGTATCCTTTATTGGTTACGCACCTGTCGATGATCCCAAAATCGTCGTTTATATCGTTGTCGATGAGCCGAATGACCCCTTGGTCGGAGGAGGTAAAGTTGCTGCTCCGGCATTTAAGCAAATCGTCCTTAAAAGTTTGCGTAAAATGGGTGTAGCTCCTAACTATTCAGCAGATTCCGAAAACGCGTTGAAGGAAGTTACGATAACTGTTCCAGATCTGACTGATCTTTCTGTTGCACAAGCCAAAGCGGAGCTCAATGCGAAAGCAATGACTTACGAATTAGTTGGAAACGGAAAAACGGTATTGCAGCAAATTCCAGCTGCCAGCTCAGCAGTTCATCCTACTCAGCGCATTTATTTGATTACGGAGCAGCGAGAGAAGCTGGCTATCCCTGATTTAACAGGCCTGTCGCTGCGGGATGCTCTTGAAATAACGTCCCTTATTGGTATTAGGCTCATTCCGGAGGGACAAGGCTACATTCTGTCGCAGAAGGAAGAAACACTAAACAATGTAAGAGTGCTGAAGGTCGTGCTTGCGCCGCCATTTGGCGAAGCTAGTTCGTCAGAGCTGGACGAGGCCGATCAGCAGGAAACTGCTAACCAATAG
- a CDS encoding RsfA family transcriptional regulator yields the protein MTAVRQDAWSPDDDLILAEVTLRHIREGSTQLAAFEEVGERIGRTSAACGFRWNSCVRKRYEDAIQIAKQQRQKRNYLKKQTIVATPHVSSISVFETDERAIRQDSGSIEEGLSVDAVIRFLRGWKTTYQDLARQIKWFEKEMKEKDDELYRLRDHNERLSKEVNNVQTDYRAVNDDYKTLIQIMDRARRLTVLTNDDEAKPRFKMDANGNLERIE from the coding sequence ATGACAGCAGTCAGACAAGATGCGTGGAGTCCGGACGATGATCTTATACTCGCCGAGGTTACACTACGCCATATTCGCGAAGGAAGTACACAGCTTGCAGCTTTTGAAGAAGTAGGGGAACGAATTGGCCGCACATCCGCAGCCTGTGGATTTCGGTGGAACAGCTGTGTTCGCAAAAGGTACGAGGATGCAATTCAAATCGCTAAGCAGCAGCGTCAAAAACGTAATTACTTGAAGAAACAAACGATTGTTGCAACGCCGCATGTATCATCGATTTCCGTTTTTGAAACAGATGAACGCGCAATAAGGCAAGACAGCGGGTCAATTGAGGAAGGTTTATCGGTTGATGCAGTTATTCGCTTTCTTCGTGGCTGGAAGACCACTTATCAGGATTTAGCGCGTCAAATTAAATGGTTTGAGAAGGAAATGAAAGAAAAAGATGATGAGCTGTATCGATTGCGAGATCACAATGAGAGATTGTCCAAAGAGGTTAACAATGTTCAGACGGATTATCGTGCGGTAAATGATGATTACAAGACGTTGATTCAAATTATGGATCGTGCACGCAGGCTGACTGTGCTTACGAATGATGACGAAGCAAAGCCTAGATTCAAGATGGATGCAAATGGGAATTTGGAACGCATCGAGTAA
- the ftsL gene encoding cell division protein FtsL: MAYINGNLALQPKRKQDQQTVIKETKRLVKTRKSIPVQEKLLYMFTVLMCVVVAGVIILRYAQIYDMSIDIKKLNNEYQTMNIEMEDLKKQVEMLSDPERIRKLAESQGMVSVIEGGITVNTGDNEIKSVMNE; encoded by the coding sequence TTGGCGTATATAAATGGCAATTTAGCACTGCAGCCTAAGCGGAAGCAGGATCAGCAAACCGTAATTAAAGAAACAAAACGATTGGTAAAAACACGTAAATCGATACCTGTCCAAGAAAAGCTATTGTACATGTTTACAGTACTAATGTGCGTTGTAGTCGCTGGTGTCATTATTTTACGCTACGCGCAAATCTACGATATGAGCATAGATATCAAAAAACTGAATAATGAATATCAAACGATGAACATCGAAATGGAAGATTTAAAGAAGCAGGTGGAGATGCTAAGTGATCCTGAACGTATTCGCAAGCTTGCGGAGTCGCAAGGGATGGTTAGCGTTATAGAGGGTGGAATTACGGTAAACACGGGTGATAACGAGATCAAATCGGTTATGAATGAATAA
- the mraZ gene encoding division/cell wall cluster transcriptional repressor MraZ has protein sequence MFMGEYQHSIDEKGRIIIPAKFRESLGASFIATRGLDNCLFVYPMNEWGVLEQKLKSLPLMKSDARAFTRFFFSGATECELDKQGRVNIPSHLREYAKLDKDCMVLGVSGRVEIWSKQTWDSYYEQSEQTFNEIAEKLVDFDFNF, from the coding sequence ATGTTTATGGGTGAATATCAACATAGCATTGATGAGAAAGGCCGCATCATTATTCCTGCAAAATTCCGTGAATCACTAGGTGCCTCATTTATTGCTACCCGAGGTTTAGATAATTGCTTGTTTGTATATCCCATGAATGAGTGGGGCGTTTTGGAGCAAAAGCTAAAATCACTTCCCTTAATGAAATCAGATGCCCGCGCGTTTACCCGGTTTTTCTTTTCGGGAGCTACCGAATGTGAGCTTGATAAACAGGGAAGGGTAAACATACCAAGCCATCTTCGCGAATATGCGAAGCTGGACAAGGATTGTATGGTGCTTGGTGTTTCCGGTCGCGTTGAGATCTGGAGCAAGCAGACATGGGACAGCTATTACGAGCAGTCGGAGCAAACCTTTAACGAAATTGCTGAGAAGCTCGTCGATTTCGATTTCAACTTTTAG
- the bshC gene encoding bacillithiol biosynthesis cysteine-adding enzyme BshC codes for MREETYSLRSAQPLTEAYIHRTDDRLEALYGYHAGAEEDWERRAKRLQQSSHVRAEAAEVAGVLRVYNERAGAAPEVFASISAIAEGALVVVGGQQAGLWTGPLLVIHKAVSIIGAAKSASEQLGQTVVPVFWIAGEDHDWDEANHAYVISAEQELRKLSVARPEGARTSVSRTKLTGEDWATLLAELEKALPSSEFKPVMLEELRQMSQRADSLSDFFAMLLGHLFGKHGLVLLDSDHESIRRLEAPMFQRIIQRNNELEKAYASSAAQIKELDYELQAEVTPGSANLFFFHADNGNERTLLHKKDGVFQDRRGHLSLTETELLQIAIDEPQQLSNNVLTRPLMQDYLFPVLATVLGPGEIAYWALTGEAFRTLGMEMPIIVPRMSYTLIEGTVAKHMGKYELTFADVMERFEERKADWLKEQDGLSIEEQFADARDAFEQLYKPLLALATSVQPSLSKLGDTNLQKIVEQINYMGSKTVDAFNKQFEASTRQLDRIHLSILPLGKPQERVLNMAAYWNRYSLNWLDSLLDAPYSRTGGHEIVYL; via the coding sequence ATGAGAGAAGAAACTTATTCATTACGAAGCGCCCAGCCTTTAACAGAGGCTTATATACACCGTACAGATGACCGTCTTGAAGCTTTGTATGGCTATCATGCGGGGGCGGAAGAGGATTGGGAAAGACGAGCTAAGCGTTTGCAGCAAAGCAGTCATGTTAGAGCTGAGGCTGCTGAGGTAGCGGGTGTACTTCGAGTATATAACGAGAGGGCAGGTGCCGCGCCTGAAGTTTTCGCATCGATCTCAGCGATTGCAGAGGGAGCGCTTGTCGTTGTTGGAGGACAGCAAGCTGGACTTTGGACAGGACCACTGCTCGTCATACATAAAGCAGTATCCATTATCGGGGCTGCAAAATCAGCGAGCGAGCAGCTTGGACAAACGGTAGTGCCGGTATTTTGGATTGCCGGCGAGGATCATGATTGGGATGAGGCGAATCATGCTTATGTAATTTCAGCTGAGCAGGAGCTGCGCAAGCTTTCAGTTGCAAGGCCGGAAGGAGCTCGCACATCGGTTAGCCGCACCAAATTAACAGGCGAGGACTGGGCGACACTTCTTGCCGAGCTTGAGAAGGCGCTGCCTTCCTCTGAATTTAAGCCAGTTATGCTTGAGGAGCTGCGTCAAATGTCGCAGAGGGCGGATTCATTATCTGATTTCTTCGCAATGCTGCTCGGTCATTTGTTCGGCAAGCATGGACTTGTGCTGCTAGATTCTGATCATGAGAGCATTCGCCGCCTGGAAGCTCCAATGTTCCAACGAATCATCCAGAGGAATAATGAATTGGAGAAGGCTTACGCCTCTTCGGCTGCCCAAATCAAGGAACTTGATTACGAGCTGCAAGCAGAAGTGACACCTGGAAGCGCGAATCTCTTTTTCTTTCATGCAGACAATGGAAATGAAAGAACACTTCTCCACAAGAAGGATGGCGTATTCCAAGATCGAAGAGGCCATCTTTCGCTTACGGAGACTGAGCTGCTCCAGATCGCCATCGACGAGCCTCAGCAGTTAAGCAATAATGTGCTTACAAGACCGCTCATGCAGGATTATTTATTTCCTGTGCTTGCAACAGTGCTAGGACCTGGGGAGATTGCCTACTGGGCGCTGACCGGGGAAGCGTTCCGTACACTAGGCATGGAAATGCCGATCATCGTTCCACGCATGTCCTATACTCTGATCGAAGGAACCGTTGCGAAGCATATGGGCAAGTATGAGTTGACCTTTGCTGATGTCATGGAGCGCTTTGAGGAACGCAAGGCAGATTGGCTGAAGGAGCAGGACGGATTATCCATTGAAGAGCAATTTGCAGATGCAAGAGATGCTTTCGAGCAGCTTTATAAGCCGTTATTAGCACTCGCAACATCCGTTCAGCCTTCTCTCTCAAAGCTAGGCGATACTAATTTGCAAAAAATTGTTGAACAGATTAATTATATGGGGTCGAAGACGGTTGACGCCTTCAATAAGCAATTTGAAGCGTCGACGCGTCAGCTGGATCGTATTCATCTATCTATTCTACCGCTTGGGAAGCCGCAGGAGCGTGTTCTTAATATGGCGGCCTATTGGAATAGATATAGCTTGAACTGGCTGGATTCGCTGCTGGATGCGCCATATAGCCGTACAGGCGGACATGAAATTGTGTATTTATAA
- a CDS encoding DUF3397 domain-containing protein, which produces MEIIKYAYAYMAVLPIIPFAIILFGYGAYIQDRKKAFRLAMDITTALLIGCVAVLFDDLFGSNFGIYGILLFMLLGGGLLGNAQFRKRGAVDVKKVFRTIWRLSFFSMSVLYIVFMCVAIGKNLLTI; this is translated from the coding sequence ATGGAGATCATTAAGTATGCCTATGCTTATATGGCGGTCCTTCCAATCATACCTTTCGCAATCATATTATTTGGTTATGGGGCTTATATTCAGGATCGTAAGAAAGCATTTCGATTAGCGATGGATATTACGACTGCTTTATTAATAGGTTGCGTAGCCGTTTTGTTCGATGATTTATTTGGCAGCAATTTCGGCATTTATGGCATATTGCTGTTTATGCTGCTTGGGGGCGGGCTGCTCGGTAATGCGCAATTCCGCAAGCGGGGAGCTGTTGACGTCAAAAAGGTTTTTCGAACGATTTGGCGGCTTAGCTTTTTTTCGATGAGCGTGCTGTATATCGTCTTTATGTGTGTGGCTATTGGCAAGAATTTGCTGACGATTTAA
- a CDS encoding adenosylhomocysteinase — MSIANNSIVADMSLAPDGHLKIDWVAAHMPVLNTIREQFEKDQPFKGLKVTIALHLEAKTAYLAKVVKAGGAEVTITGSNPLSTQDDVCAALVEDGITVFAKYNPSAEEFKALNVKALEWKPDLIIDDGGDLATILNSEHPELAENLRGGAEETTTGIIRLKAMEKDGSLKFPMVAVNDAYCKHLFDNRYGTGQSVWDGIIRTTNLMVAGKTVVVVGYGWCGKGVAMRAKGLGANVVVTEIDAIKAVEAYMDGFAVMPMIEAAKVGEFFVTVTGNRDVIRGEHYEVMRNGAVISNAGHFDVEANKPELAALSSSVRTVRRNIEEYKLKDGRSIYLLAEGRLVNLAAGDGHPAEIMDMTFALQAVALRYVNEQYKTIGSKVVDVPYELDEQVARFKLESLGFGIDKLTDEQINYLDSWKEAE, encoded by the coding sequence ATGAGCATCGCAAATAATAGCATCGTTGCCGATATGTCGTTAGCGCCAGATGGTCATCTGAAGATTGATTGGGTTGCAGCACATATGCCGGTATTGAATACGATTCGTGAGCAATTTGAGAAGGATCAGCCTTTTAAAGGCTTGAAGGTTACGATTGCGCTTCATTTGGAGGCAAAAACCGCTTATTTAGCTAAAGTAGTCAAAGCAGGCGGCGCAGAAGTGACGATTACAGGAAGCAATCCACTATCTACGCAGGACGATGTATGTGCTGCTTTGGTGGAAGACGGCATAACTGTATTTGCTAAATACAATCCGAGCGCGGAAGAGTTCAAAGCACTAAATGTCAAGGCGCTAGAATGGAAGCCGGATCTTATTATTGATGATGGAGGCGATCTTGCCACCATTTTGAATTCGGAGCATCCAGAGCTAGCTGAAAACCTGCGCGGCGGTGCGGAAGAAACAACAACAGGCATTATTAGACTAAAAGCGATGGAGAAGGACGGTTCCTTGAAATTCCCAATGGTTGCCGTTAATGATGCTTATTGCAAGCATCTATTCGATAACCGGTACGGAACGGGCCAATCCGTATGGGACGGGATTATCCGGACGACTAATCTGATGGTTGCTGGCAAGACGGTTGTCGTTGTCGGCTATGGCTGGTGCGGTAAGGGCGTTGCCATGCGGGCAAAGGGGCTTGGAGCGAATGTAGTCGTTACTGAAATTGATGCAATTAAAGCTGTTGAGGCGTATATGGACGGGTTTGCCGTTATGCCAATGATTGAAGCTGCTAAGGTGGGTGAGTTTTTCGTAACCGTAACAGGCAACCGTGATGTTATTCGCGGGGAGCATTATGAAGTGATGAGAAACGGAGCGGTCATTTCCAACGCTGGACACTTTGATGTTGAAGCGAATAAACCGGAGCTTGCTGCCTTGTCATCAAGCGTGCGGACAGTTCGTCGCAATATTGAGGAGTATAAGCTGAAGGACGGACGCAGCATTTATTTACTGGCTGAGGGACGACTGGTCAACCTTGCCGCAGGAGACGGGCATCCAGCAGAAATTATGGATATGACCTTCGCGCTTCAAGCGGTTGCGCTGCGTTATGTGAATGAGCAATATAAAACGATTGGCAGTAAGGTTGTCGACGTACCTTATGAGCTTGATGAGCAGGTAGCGAGGTTTAAGCTTGAGTCCTTAGGCTTTGGCATCGATAAGCTTACAGATGAGCAAATTAACTATTTGGACAGCTGGAAAGAAGCTGAATAA